One part of the Brachyspira sp. SAP_772 genome encodes these proteins:
- a CDS encoding glycosyltransferase family 2 protein, with product MSNIKVSVIIPVYNVEPYLRECLDSVINQTLKEIEIICIDDCSTDNSYKILEEYAEKDNRIIILKNEKNTGGPSTARNKGIELSKGTYIGFIDADDYIKNDYIKNLYDTITKYDTDIVSTLNVYYINENNDITYSWYNINKHIKNKNKLEGKSNINIKQLKYNSEEYPYLVCWNKLYKKTSIINNGIKFMPYYDGKDDGSEDNHFFYQILMENLTFSYNHNAIYYQRILNNSLSRSKISLYPFYKRIFDILNRYSTNDDNDNIERIKIIMFNDFYSHFTFYKNIDKIKEYNNINKLANQLILNETLMDKLKYYKYMLIKLNNKYENFLLNSFIFDDLNYVKNKIDLINDNISSKIIFFGIYNMHDKIIIYFFGIKITIKKKK from the coding sequence ATGAGTAATATAAAAGTTAGTGTAATAATACCTGTATATAATGTTGAACCATATTTAAGAGAATGCTTGGATAGTGTTATTAATCAAACATTAAAAGAAATTGAAATTATATGTATAGATGATTGTTCTACCGATAATAGTTACAAAATATTAGAAGAATATGCTGAAAAAGATAATAGAATAATAATACTCAAAAATGAAAAAAATACAGGTGGTCCTTCTACTGCTAGAAATAAAGGAATAGAGTTATCAAAAGGAACTTATATTGGATTTATAGATGCTGACGATTATATAAAAAATGATTATATAAAAAATTTATATGATACTATAACTAAATATGATACTGATATAGTAAGCACTCTTAATGTATATTATATTAATGAAAATAATGATATAACATATTCTTGGTATAATATTAATAAACATATAAAAAACAAAAATAAATTAGAAGGTAAATCTAATATAAATATCAAACAATTAAAATATAATAGTGAAGAATACCCATATCTTGTTTGTTGGAATAAATTATATAAAAAAACTTCTATTATAAATAATGGAATAAAATTTATGCCTTATTATGATGGAAAAGATGATGGCTCTGAAGATAATCATTTCTTTTACCAAATATTAATGGAAAATTTAACATTTTCTTATAATCATAATGCTATATACTATCAAAGAATATTAAATAATTCTCTATCTAGAAGCAAAATAAGTTTATATCCATTTTATAAAAGAATATTTGATATTCTAAATAGATATAGTACGAATGATGATAATGATAATATAGAACGAATAAAAATTATTATGTTCAATGACTTCTATTCACATTTTACATTTTATAAAAACATAGACAAAATAAAAGAGTATAATAATATTAACAAATTAGCTAATCAACTTATATTAAATGAAACTTTAATGGATAAATTAAAATATTATAAATATATGTTGATAAAATTAAACAATAAATATGAAAATTTTTTATTAAATAGTTTTATTTTTGATGATTTAAACTATGTAAAAAATAAAATTGATTTAATTAATGATAATATTAGTAGTAAAATAATATTCTTTGGAATTTATAATATGCATGATAAAATAATTATATATTTCTTTGGAATTAAAATTACAATAAAAAAGAAAAAATAA
- a CDS encoding glycosyltransferase, translating into MENIKITIIAPVYNVEPYLKECLDSLINQTLKEIEIICIDDCSTDNSYQILDEYAKKDDRIVILQNDENRGVGYTRNIGEKLAKGEYLYFIDPDDYISLNFLECMYNTAKKYNSDIVQTLNIYTNTNGKLNKYWLHIENILSAEQKNNISNYIEYESEASLKKLYKKNIETTNFNLWAKLYKKEFLIKNNLFSNEAKIGAGYDTELTLRILLHAPKLSHNNKAIYYYRIRKNSIVDKYKKEINRSIYIIDNMNNIIKYYNERIPDLLNDLYPNVFASCFYVFNISTENNKAAFYSYIHNFISKIHVSKTDIDKDKYLEYLLIKNNDTYEKYLLQKQLFEQIKLLDSKINNIIEKQNSKIKLFGIDNFEDKKIIYIFGIRITLKK; encoded by the coding sequence ATGGAAAATATTAAAATAACAATAATTGCACCTGTATATAATGTAGAGCCTTATTTAAAAGAATGTTTGGATAGTTTAATTAATCAGACATTAAAAGAAATTGAAATAATATGTATAGACGATTGTTCTACTGATAATAGCTATCAAATATTGGATGAATATGCTAAAAAAGATGATAGAATCGTAATATTACAAAACGATGAAAACAGAGGAGTTGGATATACTAGAAATATAGGAGAAAAATTAGCTAAAGGAGAATATTTATATTTCATAGATCCTGATGATTATATTTCTTTGAACTTTTTAGAATGTATGTATAATACAGCAAAAAAATACAATTCTGATATTGTACAGACTCTTAATATATATACAAATACAAATGGAAAGTTAAATAAATACTGGCTTCATATAGAAAATATTTTATCTGCCGAGCAGAAAAATAATATTTCAAATTACATAGAATATGAGTCAGAAGCTTCTTTAAAAAAACTCTATAAAAAAAATATAGAAACTACAAATTTTAATTTATGGGCTAAATTATATAAAAAAGAATTTCTAATAAAAAACAATTTATTCTCTAATGAAGCTAAAATAGGGGCAGGATATGATACAGAATTAACACTTAGAATATTATTACATGCACCAAAATTATCTCATAATAATAAGGCTATATATTATTATAGAATAAGAAAAAATTCTATAGTAGATAAATACAAAAAAGAAATAAATAGGTCAATATATATAATTGATAATATGAACAATATTATCAAATATTATAATGAAAGAATACCTGATTTACTAAACGATTTATATCCAAATGTGTTTGCTTCTTGTTTTTATGTTTTTAATATATCAACAGAAAATAATAAAGCAGCATTTTATAGTTACATACATAATTTTATTTCTAAAATACATGTTTCTAAAACTGATATAGATAAAGATAAATATTTAGAATATCTATTAATAAAAAACAATGATACTTATGAAAAATATTTATTACAAAAACAATTATTTGAACAAATTAAATTATTAGATAGTAAAATAAATAATATTATAGAGAAACAAAATAGCAAAATAAAGTTATTTGGTATAGATAATTTTGAAGATAAAAAAATTATATATATTTTTGGAATAAGAATAACATTAAAAAAATAA
- a CDS encoding glycosyltransferase family 2 protein — protein sequence MDNIKVSVVIPVYNVEPYLRECLDSVINQTLKEIEIICIDDRSTDNSYQILEEYAKKDNRIILLKNENNVGVGITRNIGIKNSKGKYLYFMDADDYLSLDYIEQLYITAEKYDSDMVSNLNILKIENDKISYYLLYSEKIISENILEGESTISILNQKYGEKEYPFVTVWNHLLKREFITNNELFFMEIKARWGDADFYYRFMLNNPKTSYNHKSIYYHRINPNSIVQTSKNNLENNVQAIKHLYNSINYCKQKNNDLLLRHIYKICWRDINGLFNLSGNNPLFYEHLYEFANSIFLDKSITYENLYNQYLLIINNNTYEKYLLTKELFNKIDELDKKINNALSKRKKKIKIFGIERLYDRKIIYIFGIRITLKK from the coding sequence ATGGACAATATAAAAGTCAGTGTAGTAATACCTGTATATAATGTTGAGCCTTATTTAAGAGAATGCTTGGATAGTGTTATTAATCAAACTTTAAAAGAAATTGAAATTATATGTATAGATGATCGTTCTACTGATAATAGTTATCAGATTTTAGAAGAATATGCTAAAAAAGACAACAGAATAATTTTATTAAAAAATGAAAATAATGTTGGTGTTGGAATAACTAGAAATATAGGAATAAAAAACTCAAAAGGAAAATATCTATATTTTATGGATGCTGATGATTATTTATCATTAGATTATATAGAACAATTATACATAACTGCTGAAAAATACGATTCAGATATGGTAAGTAATTTAAATATTCTAAAAATAGAAAATGATAAAATATCTTATTATCTTCTGTACTCAGAAAAAATAATATCTGAAAACATATTAGAAGGCGAATCAACAATAAGCATTTTAAACCAAAAATATGGAGAAAAAGAATATCCTTTCGTAACTGTCTGGAATCACTTATTAAAAAGAGAATTCATAACAAACAATGAATTATTTTTTATGGAAATAAAAGCAAGATGGGGAGACGCTGATTTTTATTATAGATTTATGTTAAATAATCCTAAAACTTCATATAATCATAAATCTATATATTACCATAGAATAAATCCTAATTCAATAGTTCAAACATCTAAAAATAATCTGGAAAATAATGTTCAAGCTATAAAGCACCTGTATAACTCTATAAATTATTGCAAACAAAAAAATAATGATCTACTATTAAGACACATATACAAAATATGTTGGCGTGATATAAATGGATTATTTAATCTATCAGGAAATAACCCTTTGTTTTATGAGCATTTATATGAATTTGCTAATAGTATATTTTTAGATAAATCTATAACATATGAAAATTTGTATAACCAATACTTATTAATAATAAATAATAACACTTATGAAAAATATTTATTGACCAAAGAATTATTTAATAAAATAGATGAATTGGATAAAAAAATTAATAATGCTCTTAGTAAAAGAAAAAAGAAGATTAAAATTTTTGGTATTGAGAGACTTTATGACAGAAAAATTATATATATTTTTGGAATAAGAATAACATTAAAAAAATAG
- a CDS encoding glycosyltransferase family 2 protein yields MDNIKVSVVIPVYNVEPYLRECLDSVINQTLKEIEIICIDDRSTDNSYQILEEYAKKDSRIRIFQNEKNSGAGKSRNKGINNSKGEYIGFIDSDDYISNDYFESLYYTAKKFNSDISNNINIYSDTNSKISYHYYNFNKISKLDIEYESETKIENINILSKDLITYAVWNKIFKKEFINKNKLSFIEDKIGSSEDADFIMRMIINNPKMSFNNLGKYYYRTRDNSSIDTSIKDVEYWNITIEQMQNTILYYKQNKIEYLDYIYIKTWNCPYYLFSLSNEINRKKCYQYLHDFALSIHIRKDLAILNIKEYLEYEEYLLIKNNDTYEKYLLQKQLFEQIKLLDSKINNIIEKQNSKIKLFGIDNFEDKKIIYIFGIKITLKNKK; encoded by the coding sequence GTGGATAATATAAAAGTCAGTGTAGTAATACCTGTATATAATGTTGAACCATATTTAAGAGAATGCTTGGATAGTGTTATTAATCAAACATTAAAAGAAATTGAAATTATATGTATAGATGATCGTTCTACTGATAATAGTTATCAGATTTTAGAAGAATATGCTAAAAAAGATAGTAGAATAAGAATATTTCAAAATGAAAAAAACAGTGGTGCTGGTAAATCTAGAAATAAAGGCATTAATAATTCAAAAGGAGAATATATTGGTTTTATAGATTCTGATGATTATATATCCAATGACTATTTTGAATCTTTATATTATACAGCAAAAAAATTTAATTCAGATATTAGCAATAACATAAATATATATTCAGATACTAATTCTAAAATATCTTACCATTACTATAATTTTAATAAAATATCAAAATTAGATATTGAATATGAATCAGAAACAAAAATAGAAAATATAAATATATTATCAAAAGATCTTATTACATATGCTGTTTGGAATAAAATTTTTAAGAAAGAATTTATAAATAAAAACAAATTATCATTTATTGAAGATAAAATAGGTTCTTCAGAAGATGCAGATTTCATAATGAGAATGATAATTAACAATCCTAAAATGTCATTCAATAATTTAGGAAAATATTATTATAGGACAAGAGATAATTCTTCTATTGATACATCTATAAAAGATGTAGAATATTGGAACATTACTATAGAACAGATGCAAAATACAATACTCTATTATAAACAAAATAAAATAGAATATTTGGATTATATATATATAAAAACTTGGAATTGCCCTTATTATTTATTTTCACTATCTAATGAAATTAATAGAAAAAAATGTTATCAATATTTACATGATTTTGCTTTATCTATACATATAAGAAAAGATTTGGCTATTTTAAATATAAAAGAATATTTAGAATATGAAGAATATTTATTAATAAAAAATAATGATACTTATGAAAAATATTTATTGCAAAAACAATTATTTGAACAAATTAAATTATTAGATAGTAAAATAAATAATATTATAGAGAAACAAAATAGCAAAATAAAATTATTTGGTATAGATAATTTTGAAGATAAAAAGATTATATATATTTTTGGAATAAAAATAACATTAAAAAATAAAAAATAA
- a CDS encoding glycosyltransferase, translating into MDNIKISVIIPVYNVEPYLRECLDSVINQTLKEIEIICIDDCSTDNSYQILEEYAKKDNRIIVLQNEKNVGGPSFGRNKGIKKSKGEYISFIDSDDYLSKNYFYDLYNTAKKYNSDISYTSNIWKSVEGKESYHDNLNLYNFITEKEKKELKYSIDGKSDINLVNVKDMNKEHFWVSSCNKIYRRSFIINNNLFFFGEKSYSEDVDFIYRILFYKPTTSYNHNSIYYYRQRKLSSVDISTRDTNTIIVAINLLNNSIDLYKNNNSDMLNYIYLRVFQSIHYRFENFVNKEIIYKYVHDFTNTIFLLKEISPKFFYIDYLLIKNNDTYEKYLLQKKLFECINNIENKINQLDDKINRIQNNKIKLFGIKKFNDKTIIYIFGIKITIKK; encoded by the coding sequence ATGGATAATATAAAAATAAGTGTAATAATACCTGTATATAATGTTGAACCTTATTTAAGAGAATGTTTAGACAGTGTTATTAATCAAACATTAAAAGAAATTGAAATTATATGTATAGATGATTGTTCTACTGATAATAGTTATCAAATATTAGAAGAATATGCTAAAAAAGATAATAGAATAATAGTATTACAAAATGAAAAAAATGTAGGCGGGCCTTCTTTTGGCAGAAATAAGGGAATAAAAAAATCAAAAGGCGAATATATTAGTTTTATAGATTCTGATGATTATCTTTCTAAAAATTATTTTTATGATTTATATAATACAGCTAAAAAATATAATTCTGATATCTCATATACAAGCAATATTTGGAAATCAGTTGAAGGTAAAGAATCATATCATGATAATTTGAATTTATATAATTTTATAACAGAAAAAGAAAAAAAAGAATTAAAATATAGTATAGATGGGAAAAGTGATATTAATTTAGTTAATGTTAAAGATATGAATAAAGAGCATTTTTGGGTAAGCAGCTGTAATAAAATATATAGAAGATCTTTTATAATTAATAATAATTTATTCTTTTTTGGAGAGAAATCATATTCTGAAGACGTAGATTTTATATATAGAATATTATTTTATAAACCAACGACATCATATAATCATAATTCTATTTATTATTATAGGCAAAGAAAATTATCTTCTGTTGATATATCAACTAGAGATACAAACACTATTATAGTAGCAATAAATTTATTAAATAACTCTATAGATTTATACAAAAATAATAATTCAGATATGTTAAATTATATATATTTAAGAGTATTTCAGTCCATACATTATAGATTTGAGAATTTTGTTAATAAAGAAATTATTTATAAATATGTACATGATTTTACTAATACTATTTTTCTATTAAAAGAAATATCACCTAAATTTTTTTATATAGATTATTTACTAATAAAAAATAATGATACATATGAAAAGTATTTATTACAAAAAAAACTATTTGAATGTATTAATAATATTGAAAATAAAATTAATCAATTAGATGACAAAATAAATAGAATTCAAAACAACAAAATAAAATTATTTGGTATAAAAAAATTTAATGATAAAACGATTATATATATTTTTGGAATAAAAATAACAATCAAAAAATAA